In uncultured Bacteroides sp., the following proteins share a genomic window:
- a CDS encoding 1-acyl-sn-glycerol-3-phosphate acyltransferase, producing the protein MADDSLFLLDIDNVLRTKAPGKFKYIPKFFISYLKKIAHQEELNVFLKSSKDKVGVDFLEASMDFLDAKIEVRGAENFPEGGFCTFVSNHPLGGLDGVAVGYVLGKHYNGKIKYLVNDLLMNLRNLAPLCIPVNKTGSQAKNFPAMVEAGFKSENHLLMFPAGMCSRRHNGVIRDLSWKKTFIVKSVQSQRDIVPMYFEGQNSGFFYNLANIRKFLGIKINIEMLYLVNEMFKNRHKTFTLTIGKPIPWQTFDKSKSPAEWADYVKEIVYKLNTQKVQNTK; encoded by the coding sequence ATGGCAGACGATTCTTTATTTCTATTAGACATAGACAATGTGCTTCGAACAAAAGCTCCGGGAAAATTCAAATATATTCCGAAGTTTTTTATCTCTTATCTGAAGAAAATTGCTCATCAGGAAGAACTGAATGTCTTTTTGAAAAGTTCCAAAGATAAGGTGGGAGTTGATTTTCTGGAAGCCTCGATGGATTTTCTGGATGCAAAAATAGAAGTAAGGGGAGCCGAGAACTTTCCAGAAGGAGGGTTTTGCACTTTCGTCTCCAATCACCCGCTGGGTGGGCTCGACGGAGTGGCTGTAGGTTATGTGCTTGGAAAGCATTACAACGGAAAGATTAAGTATCTGGTAAATGATCTCCTGATGAATCTTCGTAATCTTGCTCCGCTTTGCATTCCGGTAAATAAAACAGGATCGCAGGCAAAGAACTTTCCGGCTATGGTTGAAGCGGGATTTAAATCAGAGAATCACCTGTTAATGTTTCCTGCCGGAATGTGTTCCCGCCGCCACAACGGTGTGATCAGAGACCTTAGCTGGAAAAAAACATTTATTGTTAAGAGTGTTCAGTCGCAACGGGATATTGTTCCGATGTATTTTGAAGGACAAAATTCTGGTTTCTTCTACAATCTGGCTAACATTAGAAAGTTTTTAGGGATTAAGATAAACATTGAAATGCTCTATCTGGTAAATGAAATGTTTAAAAACAGACATAAAACATTTACGCTGACAATAGGGAAACCAATTCCCTGGCAAACTTTTGATAAATCAAAGTCGCCGGCAGAGTGGGCTGATTATGTGAAAGAGATTGTTTATAAGCTGAATACGCAAAAAGTACAAAACACAAAATAA
- the cysS gene encoding cysteine--tRNA ligase encodes MEHKLTIYNTLNRKKELFVPLNEPHVGMYVCGPTVYGDAHLGHARPAITFDLLFRYLKHLGYKVRYVRNITDVGHLEHDADEGEDKIAKKARLEQLEPMEIVQYYLTRYHHAMEALNVLPPSIEPQASGHIIEQMEFVRKILEAGYAYESEGSVYFDIEKYSKDHRYGKLSGRNVEELLSTTRDLDGQSEKRNSADFALWKKASPEHIMHWHSEWSEGFPGWHLECSAMGTKYLGEEFDIHGGGMDLLFPHHECEIAQSVAALGKETVHYWMHNNMITINGTKMGKSLGNFITLEEFFNGSHPLLTQPFSAMTIRFFILQAHYRSTVDFSSEALVASEKGLQRLMEAVANLSKITPSDASTVDVKSLRAKCYEAMNDDLNSPIVISHLFDATKMINNILAGNNTISAEDLEELKDVFHLFMFDILGLKEEAGAAQSNTETYNKVVDMLLELRIQAKTNKDWATADKIRNELTALGFEIKDTKDGFEWKLNK; translated from the coding sequence ATGGAACATAAACTAACGATTTACAACACATTAAATAGGAAGAAGGAACTTTTTGTTCCTCTGAACGAACCTCATGTAGGAATGTATGTTTGCGGACCCACAGTATATGGTGATGCACATTTAGGCCATGCACGCCCGGCCATTACTTTTGATTTATTATTCCGCTACCTCAAGCATTTAGGCTACAAAGTGCGTTACGTTCGTAATATTACCGACGTGGGCCATTTGGAACATGATGCCGACGAAGGAGAAGATAAGATTGCAAAGAAAGCCCGCCTTGAACAGCTGGAACCAATGGAAATCGTTCAGTATTATCTGACTCGTTACCATCACGCAATGGAAGCGCTGAATGTTCTTCCTCCAAGTATTGAGCCTCAGGCTTCAGGACACATCATTGAACAAATGGAATTTGTTCGCAAGATATTAGAAGCCGGCTATGCATACGAAAGCGAAGGTTCAGTGTACTTTGATATTGAAAAGTATAGCAAGGATCACCGTTATGGAAAGCTTTCGGGCAGAAATGTGGAAGAACTGCTAAGCACAACACGCGACCTTGACGGACAAAGCGAGAAACGTAACTCTGCCGATTTTGCTTTATGGAAAAAGGCATCTCCGGAACATATCATGCACTGGCACTCTGAATGGAGTGAAGGTTTCCCCGGTTGGCATCTGGAATGCTCGGCAATGGGAACAAAGTATCTGGGTGAAGAATTTGATATTCACGGTGGAGGTATGGATTTGTTATTCCCTCATCATGAATGTGAAATTGCACAGTCGGTTGCTGCTCTGGGAAAAGAGACTGTTCACTACTGGATGCACAACAATATGATTACCATCAATGGTACAAAGATGGGGAAATCTCTTGGAAACTTCATCACTCTTGAAGAGTTCTTCAATGGTTCTCACCCACTACTTACACAGCCTTTCAGCGCCATGACTATCCGTTTCTTTATCCTTCAGGCTCATTACCGCAGCACTGTGGACTTTAGCAGCGAAGCACTGGTAGCTTCAGAAAAAGGACTTCAACGTTTAATGGAAGCTGTAGCTAACCTGAGCAAGATTACTCCATCTGATGCTTCAACAGTTGATGTTAAGTCTCTTCGTGCAAAATGTTACGAGGCTATGAATGATGATTTGAACTCACCAATTGTGATCTCTCATCTGTTCGACGCAACTAAGATGATTAATAATATTCTGGCTGGTAACAATACTATTTCGGCAGAAGATCTTGAAGAACTGAAGGATGTATTCCATCTATTTATGTTTGATATTCTTGGACTGAAAGAAGAAGCCGGAGCTGCTCAAAGTAATACCGAGACCTACAACAAGGTAGTAGACATGTTACTTGAGCTACGTATTCAGGCCAAAACAAATAAGGATTGGGCTACTGCCGACAAGATCAGAAATGAGCTTACCGCTTTAGGATTCGAGATCAAGGATACTAAAGATGGCTTTGAATGGAAGCTAAATAAGTAA
- a CDS encoding hotdog fold thioesterase, translating into MTANEFFKDDRFAAQAGIELLEIKPGYGKVMMTVTEQHLNAGNTTQGGAIFTLADLALAAAANSHGNLALSLTSSINFFRTSGPGDTLFAEATERFMHKRTGHYHVDITNQKGELIADFEATMYRKDSKLPFSL; encoded by the coding sequence ATGACTGCGAACGAATTCTTTAAAGACGACCGCTTTGCCGCACAAGCGGGAATAGAACTGCTGGAAATAAAACCCGGATATGGAAAGGTTATGATGACTGTTACTGAGCAACATCTGAATGCCGGAAACACAACGCAGGGAGGGGCTATCTTTACATTGGCCGATCTGGCTTTAGCTGCAGCAGCAAACTCTCATGGGAACTTGGCTTTGTCTCTTACTTCATCAATCAATTTCTTTCGCACCAGCGGTCCCGGAGATACTCTTTTTGCCGAAGCTACAGAAAGATTTATGCACAAACGCACCGGACACTATCATGTGGATATCACAAACCAAAAAGGAGAATTGATTGCCGATTTTGAAGCAACAATGTACCGCAAAGACAGCAAACTTCCTTTTAGTCTGTAA
- a CDS encoding DUF3108 domain-containing protein produces MKIRRKRRTRIVKRIQTLGENIKSRCVSVLLLLMLISMSPSVHAQCEANNDAFQSGEHVMYDLYFNWKFIWTKAGLASLTTNAMHYGTKPAYRMNLMTFGSKTADFFFKMRDTLTCIIGDRMQPYYFRKGAEEGGKYTVDEVSFSYHNGVSYVKQKRIKNNGKPKLSSAEDSRCMYDMLSILAQARSFDSADYKVGQHIKFQMATGLKIEEQTLIYRGKQITEVQNDAKYRTLVFSLVEYKKGKEKEVITFYITDDKNHLPVRLDLFLNFGSAKAFLKSVKNNKHPLTSIVTD; encoded by the coding sequence ATGAAGATAAGAAGAAAAAGAAGAACCAGAATAGTAAAACGAATTCAAACACTAGGAGAAAATATTAAGTCTCGTTGTGTTTCGGTTTTACTTTTGTTAATGCTCATCAGTATGAGCCCTTCTGTTCATGCGCAATGTGAGGCAAATAATGACGCCTTCCAATCGGGTGAACATGTAATGTATGATCTTTATTTTAACTGGAAATTTATTTGGACTAAGGCCGGGCTTGCCAGTCTCACTACAAATGCCATGCACTATGGCACTAAGCCTGCCTACAGAATGAATTTGATGACTTTTGGAAGCAAGACTGCAGACTTCTTTTTTAAGATGAGAGATACCTTAACCTGTATTATTGGTGACCGGATGCAGCCGTATTATTTTCGGAAAGGGGCTGAAGAGGGAGGCAAATATACTGTAGATGAGGTCTCTTTTTCCTATCACAATGGTGTTAGCTATGTAAAGCAGAAGCGAATCAAGAATAATGGTAAGCCTAAACTTTCATCAGCAGAAGACAGTCGCTGCATGTATGATATGCTCAGTATACTGGCTCAGGCCCGTTCTTTTGATTCTGCAGACTATAAAGTTGGTCAGCATATCAAGTTTCAGATGGCTACAGGCTTAAAAATTGAAGAGCAAACGCTTATTTATAGAGGAAAGCAGATCACTGAAGTTCAAAATGATGCAAAATACCGAACTTTAGTCTTTTCTTTAGTGGAATATAAAAAAGGAAAAGAGAAGGAGGTGATAACCTTCTATATTACTGATGACAAGAATCATTTGCCTGTACGTCTTGATTTGTTCCTGAATTTTGGCTCGGCGAAGGCTTTTCTTAAAAGCGTAAAGAACAATAAACATCCGCTGACATCTATCGTTACAGACTAA